Proteins found in one Calliopsis andreniformis isolate RMS-2024a unplaced genomic scaffold, iyCalAndr_principal scaffold0189, whole genome shotgun sequence genomic segment:
- the LOC143187738 gene encoding uncharacterized protein LOC143187738, translating into MRSPIDHTAVTGTESAIAWAQEHGLLRTDKNCSVHRKPMKLYKSSQHGAGRFLCSVGRSRCKQFAATVDSFFEDVRLPFDKAIKLMYCFTRDFSCEDTAHELCDFTEEDSTNLSSATISAWYQYCREMVVDHLSKIQAGMPKLGGISESGSRIIVQIDEAKFGKRKYNRGRRVEGHWVLGIVDTKTNDCRMIVVENREASTLIDIIDRHVIADSEIHTDSFKSYAGLTARGYIHKTVNHSIEFVASDGTHTQKIESNWRPAKDWMRGRARFHDDEYAYRLCEFLWRRFCKYNKIDMMSSLMDSPLITTSIS; encoded by the exons ATGCGTTCCCCCATCGATCATACTGCGGTGACAGGAACCG AAAGTGCGATCGCCTGGGCTCAAGAGCATGGATTGTTAAGAACAGATAAAAATTGTTCTGTCCATCGAAAGCCGATGAAATTATATAAGTCATCGCAACACGGTGCTGGGCGGTTTCTCTGTTCGGTTGGAAGGTCCAGATGCAAACAATTTGCAGCCACAGTTGATTCCTTTTTTGAGGATGTCCGTTTGCCTTTTGATAAGGCGATAAA ATTGATGTATTGTTTCACGCGAGATTTTTCGTGCGAAGATACTGCCCACGAATTGTGCGACTTCACAGAAGAAGATAGTACCAATTTATCATCTGCCACTATTTCTGCATGGTATCAATATTGCCGAGAAATGGTTGTAGATCATTTATCAAAAATTCAAGCAGGAATGCCTAAATTGGGAGGCATTTCCGAATCTGGATCTCGTATCATTGTTCAG ATTGACGAAGCCAAATTTGGAAAAAGAAAATACAATCGTGGCAGAAGAGTGGAAGGCCACTGGGTATTAGGTATAGTCGATaccaaaacgaatgattgtcgAATGATAGTCGTTGAAAATCGAGAAGCATCGACTTTAATCGACATCATCGATAGACATGTAATTGCCGACAGTGAAATACACACGGACAGTTTTAAAAGTTACGCAGGACTTACTGCCCGTGGATATATCCATAAAACAGTAAATCATAGTATTGAATTTGTAG CCAGCGATGGTACCCACACTCAAAAAATTGAGTCCAACTGGCGACCAGCGAAAGACTGGATGCGTGGAAGAGCTCGTTTTCACGACGATGAATATGCATACCGTTTATGCgaattcttatggcgtcgattttgtaaatataataaaattgatatgatGTCATCTTTAATGGAT TCACCACTTATAACGACTTCAATTAGTTGA